AGCTGGCCCACCGAGGGCAGCCCGCCGAGGCTGACCGGTCCGTCCTGCAGCGCCGAAGTGGCACCCGAGGCGGCGCCGGAGGCGGATCCGCCGGTCGCGTCACCCGAAGTGGCCTCCTGCAGCGTCGGCAGCTCCGGCACGTCCGGGATCAGCGGCGCGCCGCCGATGCCGGGCAAGCCCTCGGCCACCGGAGCACTGTGGCCCGGCGTCGGGTCCTGGTGCAGGAAGGTGATGCCGTCGCCGATGAACCAGTCGTGCGCGTTGTCGTCGATCTTGAAGCCCGGGAACCCGGTGTGGTTCGTGGTCGGGTCCGCGTTGACGAAGCTGGTGTCGAGGTTCTGCACACCGTTGCCGGTGAGGATCATCAGCCCATTGGCGTTGATCGGCAGCTCCCAGTTGCCGGCGAGCTTGGTGTCGTTGGAGCCGTTGCCGACGTTGACCTGGTCGGTGTTGCTGTTCTGCGAGCCGTGTCCGGTCAGCGCCGCGATCCCGGCCGCCTCGATCGGCGTACGGACGTTGTGGCCCAGCAGGGTGCTGTCCAGCCCGTAGCCCTTGTCACCGGCGTGCGCCTGCGTGACGTTGCCGTTCTGGCTGCCGTCGTCGTTGAAGACAGCCCAGCCCTGGCCGTTGATCGGCGCGTTCAGGTTGTCGGTCAGACCGAAGCTCGCGCCATTCACGGTCGGCGCGTCGACCTGGGTGACGTTGGAGTTCTGCGAACCGTTGCCACCCTCGATCGCCTGGCCGGAGCCGTTCAGCGGCACGTCCCAGTTGCCGAACGCCCGCACCACCGAGCCGAAGCCGGTCGCCGCGCCGTCCGGGGTCAGCAGGCCGCCGTCGGCGGTGTAGACCTGCGAGGTGCTGCCGTTCTGCGAGCCGTTGCCCTGCAGGCCACCCTGGCCCTGGCCGATCACCGGCGTACGCGCGTTGTCCGCGATCCGCACGACCGAGCCCGGGTTGTCCGAGGCGTCCAGCTGGCTGACGTTGGCGTTCTGCGAACCGTTGCCGGTCACGCCGCCCTGGCCCTGGCCGATCACCGGCAGGTTGACGTTGCGGAACAGCGAGATCGCCGATCCCCAGCCGTACGCCTGCATGCCGTGCAGCTGTCCGGGGCCACCGGCGTTCTGCTGCTTGACCGTGCCGTTCTGCGAGCCGTTGCCGACCACGCCGGCCTGACCAGCGCCGTTGGCGGCCAGGTTGGCGTTGTCGGCGCCGTTGATGAACGAGCCGGGCTGGTCCATCACGTCGGACTGCGTCACGTACTGGTTCTGCGCGCCGTTGGCGATGTCACCGGCCTGGCCGGCACCCGCGGCGAGCAGGTTGACGTTGCGGAACAGCTGGATGGCCGAGCCCCAGCCCCACACGTCGCCGCCGCCGGTGGTCGCACCGCCGGCCATCCGCGCCGCGCCGTTCTTGGTGGTCGCGCCGTGGCCACCCTCGTTGTGCTGCTTGACGCCACCGTTCTGGACGCCGTTGCCGACCACGCCGGCCTGGCCAGCGCCGACCCCGAGGAGGTTGGCGTTGTCCGCGCCGGTGATGAACGCACCTGGCTGGTGCTGCTCGTCGGACTGCGTGACGGTCATGTTCTGCGAACCGTTGCCGATCCCGCCGGCCTGGCCGGCGCCGTTGGCGCGCAGGTCCAGGTTGCGGAAGACCTGGCCGAAGCCGCCCCACCCGGCCGCGCCTGCCGGCCCGGTCGACCCCTCAACGGTGGAGTGGTTGGTCTGCTTCACGTCGCCGTTCTGCGACCCGTTGCCGATGATGCCGGCCTGGCCGGCGCCAACGCCGTGGATGATGGCGTTGTCGGCGACGCTGACGGTCTCGCCGGCGCCGGCGCTGTTGGTGTCGCGCTGCGTACGGTCACCGTTCTGCACACCGTTGCCGATGTCGCCGGCCTGACCCGCGCCGGAGACCTCGAAGACCAGGTTCTTCGCACCGTGGATGCTGGAACCGGCTCCGTCGCCGCCCATCGGGCCGGACCCGCTGCCGCCACCGATCGGGCCGGAGCCGCTGCCGTCGTAGGCCATCGCGTGCGTGGTGCCCTGAGTGGTGTTGCTCTGCTTGATGTCGCCGTTCTGCGCGCCGTTGGCGACGACACCGGCCTGGCCGGCGCCCGCACCTTCGACGATCGCGTTGTCGACGACCGAGACGTACGAGCCGGTGCCGCTGGTCGCGGTGTCGGACTGCCACACGTCGCCGTTCTGCGACCCGTTGCCGACCACGCCGGCCTGGCCGGCACCGTCGACCGGGATCCGCCAGTTGCGCGCACCGGTGACCACCGAGCCGTACGAGCCGGCGCCGGCGGAGTGCACGTTGTTCTGCGTGACGTTGCCGTTCTGCGCCACGTTGCCGATGTCGCCGGCCTGGCCGGACCCGGTCACCGGAGTGTTGGCGTTGTCCACGATCGTGACGACCGAGTTGGACGAGTTGGCCGCGTCGTTCTGCGTGACGTCACCGTTCTGCGTGACGTTGTGCGAGTCGAACGACATGCCGCTGCCGTTGATCGGCATGCTCACGTTGCCGCCGCCGGTCAGGATCGACCCGGTGCTGGTGTCGGCGAGGCTCTGTGACACGGCGCCGTTCTGGGTGACGTTGCCGTTGTCGACGTCCAGGCCCTGGCCGTTGAGCGGCACGTTCCAGTTGTCGATCAGCCGGAAGGTGGAGCCCTGCGTGTCGGTGGCCGCGACCTGGGTCACGTCACCGTTCTGCGCGTGGTTGCCGGTGTGGACGGCCGCGCCGTTGGCCGAGATCGGCGAGTTGACGACGCTGAACAGGCCGGAGCCGCCGCCTTCGCCCTGGGTGACGTTGCCGTTCTGCACGTCGTTGCCGGAGTCGATGGTGGCGCCGTTGAGCGCGATCGGCACGTTCCACGCGCCGAGCAGCCGGGTGCCGCCAGCGGTGGTCGGGGTCTGCTCAACAGTTCCCTGCTGGACGCCGCGACCGGAGTCGATGGCCAGCGCGGTGCCGTGGAACGGCGTGTTCCAGTTGCCCAGGATGCCGGAAGAGGGGTCCGCGCCGACGTGCGAGTCGGGGGAGAACCCGGCATCCAGGATCTCGATCTCGTGACCGGTCTGCGTCGGTACGACGACGTACCCGCTGACCAGGCCGAGCATGCCCGGCAGGCCATTGTCCATCGCATCGGCGGCGTTGGTCGCACCGGTGCCGGCGGCCAGGCCAACCGGCAGGCCACCCGTCCCCGGCTCGACCAGCGTGCCTTCGCGAGCCGGCATCGGCTTGGCCTTCGGCGTCTGCACGTAGCGGACCGCGTCGGCGAACTCCGGCGCCTTGTTGCCGATGGTGGTGATGCCACCGGTCAGCTGCTGCGGCGTCGGCGCGTGACCCAGCGCGTCCAGGCCGGCCAGGCCCGGCATCCCGCTCAGGCCAGGCAGGCCAGGCATCCCCGGGATGACCTTCGGCAGGGCGGGCAGACCCGGCAGCGAGCCCAGCGGCAGCGAGGTGGCGACCGGCGAGGCCATGGTGTGCATCGGCTTGTCGTTAGGCAGGATCCCGGTGCCGACCGGCAGCTCGGGAAGTCCACCGCTCGGCAGCGCCGGCAGGCCCTGCGTCGGCAGGCCGGTCGGCAGTGCCAGCCCGGCCATGCTCAGGCCCTGCAGGCCGGTGAGCACCGCGCTCGGGTCGGGGAGACCGCCAAGGCCGGTCGGCAGCGCCGGCAGACCGCCGGTCGGCAGTCCGTCCTTGGGCAGCGCGGCCGGCCGGTTGTCGACGAGTACGCCCTGCACCGGACGGAGCAGACCGGTGTCGGTCGGCACCACCGCGGTGCTGAGCGGCAGGTCCTCCGGACGCAGCACGCCAACCGGTCCGCGGACCGGCAGGTCCTTGGTCGGCAGCCGGTCGCTCAGGCCGGCCAGCGGGCTGGCCTGCCGCGGCGCCGGAGCGCTGATCGGCACTGGCTGGCCGGCACGGTCGATGGCGTCCTGAGCCGACTGCGGCATGTACTGCGCGTACGACGGCGCGGTGTTGCTCGGCGCGGCCTTGGTCACCGGCGCCGACTTGTGCGCGTGCTTGGCTGATGTGTGAGTGCTCGGCAGTGCTGGCGTGGCCGGCGCCTGCGGAGCGACTACGTGAACAGTGTTGCTGACCAGATCGCTGGTCTGCGCGAGCGAGCCGGTCACGTCTCCGAGCGCAGGCGCTGCCTGCTGCACGGAGGGACCGCTCGCGGTGCCGTCACTGCCGCCGACCTCGGCGGCATGTGCGGCTCCGGCGCCTACCACGACAAATCCGGCCGTCAGGATCGCCGCTTCCAGCGACCGACGTACCCACTTGTTCATGGAGTGCTGAACCCCTTCTCTCACTGTGTCTTGGACCGGAATCACTTCCGGATGCGACCCCAAGACCGGCCGCACCCACGCCAGTGCGGCGGCGACGATCGGAAGTCGCGGAGTGCGGAGAGAGGGGGTTCTAGTCGGGTGAGACCGACGGGTCGAGCGCGGCGTTGCGCACTCGCCAGGAGCCGGCCGGACGCGGCTGCGCCAAGCCGGCCGGAGCGGCCACCTCGGGCCGCTGGGCCGGCATCGCCACGACTGCCGTGCCCGCACCGGAGTGCGCGGCACCGACCGGAGCGGTGCTCGGTGCCAGGTCCGGCAGGCCGGAGCTGGCCGGCTGCGGAGCGGGCAGGGAGATCGGCGCGGTCGTACGCGGCTGCTGTGGCGCGATGGCGACCGGCAGCGCGACCCGCGGGGCGGGCTGCGCGTGATGCGTCACCACGGTGATGTGGTGCTTGGCGTGTCCGGTGTGCACCGGAATGGCCGCCTTCGCCGGCGCCAGGTCGAGAGCCGGCAGCGACGAGGTCACCAGGCCGACGGTCTCGCCGACCGGCTTGACCACCTTGCCGACGGTGGCCGTCACCGAGGTGAGCGGACGGTCGACCGCCGTGTCGTCGGCGTCCTT
The Fodinicola acaciae DNA segment above includes these coding regions:
- a CDS encoding beta strand repeat-containing protein: MNKWVRRSLEAAILTAGFVVVGAGAAHAAEVGGSDGTASGPSVQQAAPALGDVTGSLAQTSDLVSNTVHVVAPQAPATPALPSTHTSAKHAHKSAPVTKAAPSNTAPSYAQYMPQSAQDAIDRAGQPVPISAPAPRQASPLAGLSDRLPTKDLPVRGPVGVLRPEDLPLSTAVVPTDTGLLRPVQGVLVDNRPAALPKDGLPTGGLPALPTGLGGLPDPSAVLTGLQGLSMAGLALPTGLPTQGLPALPSGGLPELPVGTGILPNDKPMHTMASPVATSLPLGSLPGLPALPKVIPGMPGLPGLSGMPGLAGLDALGHAPTPQQLTGGITTIGNKAPEFADAVRYVQTPKAKPMPAREGTLVEPGTGGLPVGLAAGTGATNAADAMDNGLPGMLGLVSGYVVVPTQTGHEIEILDAGFSPDSHVGADPSSGILGNWNTPFHGTALAIDSGRGVQQGTVEQTPTTAGGTRLLGAWNVPIALNGATIDSGNDVQNGNVTQGEGGGSGLFSVVNSPISANGAAVHTGNHAQNGDVTQVAATDTQGSTFRLIDNWNVPLNGQGLDVDNGNVTQNGAVSQSLADTSTGSILTGGGNVSMPINGSGMSFDSHNVTQNGDVTQNDAANSSNSVVTIVDNANTPVTGSGQAGDIGNVAQNGNVTQNNVHSAGAGSYGSVVTGARNWRIPVDGAGQAGVVGNGSQNGDVWQSDTATSGTGSYVSVVDNAIVEGAGAGQAGVVANGAQNGDIKQSNTTQGTTHAMAYDGSGSGPIGGGSGSGPMGGDGAGSSIHGAKNLVFEVSGAGQAGDIGNGVQNGDRTQRDTNSAGAGETVSVADNAIIHGVGAGQAGIIGNGSQNGDVKQTNHSTVEGSTGPAGAAGWGGFGQVFRNLDLRANGAGQAGGIGNGSQNMTVTQSDEQHQPGAFITGADNANLLGVGAGQAGVVGNGVQNGGVKQHNEGGHGATTKNGAARMAGGATTGGGDVWGWGSAIQLFRNVNLLAAGAGQAGDIANGAQNQYVTQSDVMDQPGSFINGADNANLAANGAGQAGVVGNGSQNGTVKQQNAGGPGQLHGMQAYGWGSAISLFRNVNLPVIGQGQGGVTGNGSQNANVSQLDASDNPGSVVRIADNARTPVIGQGQGGLQGNGSQNGSTSQVYTADGGLLTPDGAATGFGSVVRAFGNWDVPLNGSGQAIEGGNGSQNSNVTQVDAPTVNGASFGLTDNLNAPINGQGWAVFNDDGSQNGNVTQAHAGDKGYGLDSTLLGHNVRTPIEAAGIAALTGHGSQNSNTDQVNVGNGSNDTKLAGNWELPINANGLMILTGNGVQNLDTSFVNADPTTNHTGFPGFKIDDNAHDWFIGDGITFLHQDPTPGHSAPVAEGLPGIGGAPLIPDVPELPTLQEATSGDATGGSASGAASGATSALQDGPVSLGGLPSVGQLPLG